The Ziziphus jujuba cultivar Dongzao chromosome 1, ASM3175591v1 genome segment aatatatatcataatttgtGCCACATATTGGTAAAAAAATTGTAACACAAtggtaaaatgataaaatattaaattaattttaattttaatttatttaaaaataaaatagacttttatagtttaaataaattaaaatataaaatttgttaacaGATGTTAATATCTAAGGAAATAATGATAAACTAAATACTTTAGAAAGgtgaatgatgttttattataCCTCGAGGGatcaatgaaattttctctACTAAAATTGAGCAGATGACAATGACTAGTATTATTAATTTCGATTGatcaaatatcaataaatattttcaaacaaaataaaattattatttactattttttaaattttaaaaatatttttaaaaaaataaaaatcttactCAATACAGTTccttttacacaaaatttattaaaattttagctcGTAAACTATCAAATTTTTGCATTAATAATGTtctaatagaaataaaaaaaaaaaaactgttattAAATATGTCCACcgaaaagtaaattaaaacaaaaaaaaaacaaaaaaaaaaaaggaaatttttttttttggtcttcttTTTCCTAACATATAAAACAGCAGTTGCTATAAATTACAATCACTTCTCATCCTCTCGAACCCAGTAGTAGTGGTTCATTCTTCAACTCCATCTGCAAAAAGGAGACGTTATGATATTCGGTCCAGTGTCTTTTGAGCTCCGTTGAAAATTATTAACTTTACTTTCCCACTTGTTCGAAGTGAACTCTGAGCTTGTGCGAAATTGCACTCCAACTATTTGAAAAATCGACTGTGAGAAACTTCAACAAGAGAGCTGTAAGAACATGATTCCGAAGCAACTGCGCACGATGGCCACCGGTGCTGCCGTGATCCTGGGTGGAATTTTCACTCTAAATCTTGTTTCCTCTGCTACTATTGCAACTCTTCGGCTCGCCACCGAAGCCAAACGGGTAAACTATTCAAAAACCCCACCACCACCTAGCTCTTCAATCaaatttccctttctttttgttaatgttgctgattttatTCTTCCTGGGATTTTGTGGCAGAGAAAGGTTGCGTTGCCTTGTCGGGTTTGTAAAGGAAAAGGGTTTTACATATGCAGATTATGCAAAGGAAATGCCACCATACAATGGTCGCCTTTGTATGATCCAGTTGCCATCAACCCCTGTCTTTGCCCTACCTGTGATGGAAACAGGTTAGTCAAATTCTCTTTGAACTTACTGTTTGTATTAGTTTCTGCTTACCAAGTTTAAATTAAAGTACTtggaaagcattttttttttcttttttctttttccttttgctaTTGGATAAATTTATTATCCTTATTTGGGCTGCTAAactttgtcccttttttttttttttctttttttgaaaggaaaagaagCCACCATAAGAAAATGTGTTAAAAGTTGCAAGTTTGGTTTGTTTCTGCATTAAAATCcatatgtgattttttttttcttctatgttTTTTCATGGAATTACAGGGTACAGCGCTGTCTTAACTGTCTAGGAAAAGGCTATGATTGAGGTGTAAGAggaattttgaattattttcatA includes the following:
- the LOC107435933 gene encoding protein BUNDLE SHEATH DEFECTIVE 2, chloroplastic, with protein sequence MIPKQLRTMATGAAVILGGIFTLNLVSSATIATLRLATEAKRRKVALPCRVCKGKGFYICRLCKGNATIQWSPLYDPVAINPCLCPTCDGNRVQRCLNCLGKGYD